A genomic window from Punica granatum isolate Tunisia-2019 chromosome 2, ASM765513v2, whole genome shotgun sequence includes:
- the LOC116197173 gene encoding dynamin-like protein ARC5 isoform X1: protein MAAGAAMEDEDYGRAEQWRLYEAYNELHGLAQEFETPFDAPAVLVVGHQTDGKSALVEALMGFQFNHVGGGTKTRRPITLHMKYDPNCELPLCSLLSESDPSSLARLMSLQEIQAYIEAENMRLEREPCQFSAKEIIVKVEYKYCPNLTIIDTPGLIAPAPGRKNRALQSQARAVESLVRAKMQHKEFIILCLEDCSDWSNATTRRVVMQIDPELSRTVVVSTKLDTKIPQFARSSDVEVFLSPPACTLDGFILGDSPFFTSVPSGRVGPGHESVYQSNDEFKKAISLREMEDIASLEEKLGRKLTKQERSRIGVSKLRLFLEELLQKRYMDNVPLIIPLLEKEHRSATRKLNEINQELSTLDEAKLKEKGRTFDDLFLTKLSLLLKGTVVAPPDKFGETLQEERTNGGAFVGIDGLQFPQKLIPNAGMRLYGGAQYHRAMAEFRFVVGGMKCPPISREEIVNACGVEDIHDGTNYSRTACVIAVAKARDTFEPFLHQLGSRLLYILKRLLPISVYLLQKDGEYLSGHEVFLRRVASAYNNFAESTERACREKCMEDLVSTTRYVTWSLHNKNRAGLRQFLDSFGGTEQSPGSGPLESTTVGSVPNEKPEVKPRGDVKLSHLASSNDSNTFIHTTETRLADLLDNTLWNRRLAPSSERIVYALVQQIFHGIREYFLTSAELKFNCFLLMPVIDKLPTLLREDLESAFEDDLDTVFDITNLRHSLGQKKRDTEVELKRIKRLKEKFRQVHNQLCLKPMIPSSA, encoded by the exons ATGGCAGCTGGTGCTGCAATGGAGGACGAAGACTACGGCAGGGCGGAGCAGTGGCGGCTGTACGAGGCGTACAACGAGCTGCACGGGCTGGCTCAGGAGTTCGAGACGCCGTTCGACGCGCCGGCGGTGCTGGTGGTGGGCCACCAGACCGACGGCAAGAGCGCCCTCGTGGAGGCCCTCATGGGCTTCCAGTTCAACCACGTCGGGGGCGGGACCAAGACCCGCCGGCCCATCACCCTCCACATGAAGTACGACCCCAATTGCGAGCTCCCCCTCTGCTCCCTCCTCTCCGAGTCCGACCCCTCCTCCCTTGCGCGTCTCATGTCCCTTCAGGAAATTCAG GCGTACATTGAAGCTGAGAATATGAGGTTGGAGCGTGAGCCTTGTCAGTTCTCAGCTAAGGAAATCATCGTCAAAGTGGAGTACAAGTACTGCCCCAACTTGACGATAATCGACACTCCGGGGCTCATTGCTCCGGCTCCTGGTCGAAAAAATCGAGCCTTGCAG AGCCAAGCTCGTGCTGTTGAATCTCTGGTTCGGGCTAAAATGCAGCACAAAGAGTTCATCATTCTGTGCCTCGAAGACTGCAGTGACTGGAGCAATGCTACCACGAGAAGGGTGGTAATGCAA ATTGATCCCGAGCTTTCAAGGACTGTTGTTGTTTCAACTAAGCTAGATACAAAAATACCCCAGTTTGCAAGGTCATCAGATGTTGAAGTTTTTCTCTCGCCACCGGCCTGTACTCTTGACGGCTTCATATTGGGTGActctcccttcttcacctctGTTCCTTCAGGGAGAGTTGGTCCTGGACATGAATCAGTCTACCAGTCCAACGATGAGTTTAAAAAG gcTATATCATTGAGAGAGATGGAAGATATAGCCTCTCTGGAGGAGAAATTGGGGCGTAAACTCACCAAACAAGAAAGAAGTCGTATAGGGGTGAGCAAGTTAAGATTATTTTTGGAAGAGTTGCTTCAGAAGAG GTACATGGACAATGTTCCGTTGATAATTCCACTACTTGAAAAGGAGCATCGTTCTGCGACAAGAAAGTTGAATGAAATCAATCAGGAACTCAG TACTCTGGATGAGGCGAAgttgaaagagaaaggaagaACCTTTGATGATCTGTTCTTGACCAAG tTATCGCTTCTGCTTAAAGGAACAGTTGTTGCTCCTCCAGATAAATTTG GTGAAACTCTACAAGAGGAGAGAACTAATGGTGGAGCATTTGTTGGTATTGATGGTCTGCAGTTTCCCCAAAAGTTAATCCCT AATGCTGGGATGCGTCTCTATGGGGGAGCACAGTATCATCGGGCAATGGCTGAATTTCGTTTTGTCGTTGGAGGGATGAAATGCCCACCAATTAGTCGAGAAGAAATTGTCAATGCTTGCGGAGTTGAAGACATTCATGATGGTACCAATTACTCAAG AACTGCTTGTGTAATTGCTGTTGCAAAGGCTCGTGATACATTTGAACCATTTCTTCACCAG TTAGGTTCCAGGCTGTTATACATTCTGAAGAGGCTCCTTCCAATCTCAGTCTATCTGCTGCAG AAAGATGGTGAATACTTAAGTGGTCACGAGGTATTCCTCAGGCGTGTTGCTTCGGCTTACAACAATTTTGCAGAATCTACTGAAAGAGCTTGtcgagaaaa ATGTATGGAAGACCTAGTCAGTACTACCCGTTACGTGACCTGGTCTCTCCACAATAAG AATCGGGCTGGGCTGAGGCAATTCTTGGACTCGTTTGGTGGAACAGAACAATCTCCTGGGAGTGGTCCTCTGGAGTCCACAACAGTAGGGTCAGTTCCTAATGAGAAGCCAGAAGTGAAGCCCAGGGGAGATGTCAAACTTAGCCATTTGGCTTCAAGCAATGACTCGAATACCTTTATTCATACGACAGAAACAAGGCTTGCTGACCTTCTAGATAATACCCTTTGGAATCGGAGGCTTGCCCCTTCTTCAGAAAGAATCGTGTATGCCCTGGTGCAACAGATATTTCATGGCATAAGGGAGTATTTCTTGACTTCTGCGGAGTTGAAG TTCAACTGCTTTCTGCTAATGCCTGTAATAGACAAGCTTCCAACGCTACTTCGAGAAGACCTAGAGTCTGCATTTGAAGATGACTTGGACACTGTCTTCGATATCACTAACCTGCGGCATTCATTGGGGCAGAAAAAACGTGATACAGAAGTCGAGCTGAAGCGG ATTAAGAGGCTGAAAGAGAAATTCAGACAGGTACACAATCAGCTTTGTCTGAAACCAATGATTCCGAGCTCTGCCTAA
- the LOC116197173 gene encoding dynamin-like protein ARC5 isoform X2, which produces MAAGAAMEDEDYGRAEQWRLYEAYNELHGLAQEFETPFDAPAVLVVGHQTDGKSALVEALMGFQFNHVGGGTKTRRPITLHMKYDPNCELPLCSLLSESDPSSLARLMSLQEIQAYIEAENMRLEREPCQFSAKEIIVKVEYKYCPNLTIIDTPGLIAPAPGRKNRALQSQARAVESLVRAKMQHKEFIILCLEDCSDWSNATTRRVVMQIDPELSRTVVVSTKLDTKIPQFARSSDVEVFLSPPACTLDGFILGDSPFFTSVPSGRVGPGHESVYQSNDEFKKAISLREMEDIASLEEKLGRKLTKQERSRIGVSKLRLFLEELLQKRYMDNVPLIIPLLEKEHRSATRKLNEINQELSTLDEAKLKEKGRTFDDLFLTKLSLLLKGTVVAPPDKFGETLQEERTNGGAFVGIDGLQFPQKLIPNAGMRLYGGAQYHRAMAEFRFVVGGMKCPPISREEIVNACGVEDIHDGTNYSRTACVIAVAKARDTFEPFLHQLGSRLLYILKRLLPISVYLLQKDGEYLSGHEVFLRRVASAYNNFAESTERACREKCMEDLVSTTRYVTWSLHNKNRAGLRQFLDSFGGTEQSPGSGPLESTTVGSVPNEKPEVKPRGDVKLSHLASSNDSNTFIHTTETRLADLLDNTLWNRRLAPSSERIVYALVQQIFHGIREYFLTSAELKFNCFLLMPVIDKLPTLLREDLESAFEDDLDTVFDITNLRHSLGQKKRDTEVELKRIKRLKEKFRQVDTSS; this is translated from the exons ATGGCAGCTGGTGCTGCAATGGAGGACGAAGACTACGGCAGGGCGGAGCAGTGGCGGCTGTACGAGGCGTACAACGAGCTGCACGGGCTGGCTCAGGAGTTCGAGACGCCGTTCGACGCGCCGGCGGTGCTGGTGGTGGGCCACCAGACCGACGGCAAGAGCGCCCTCGTGGAGGCCCTCATGGGCTTCCAGTTCAACCACGTCGGGGGCGGGACCAAGACCCGCCGGCCCATCACCCTCCACATGAAGTACGACCCCAATTGCGAGCTCCCCCTCTGCTCCCTCCTCTCCGAGTCCGACCCCTCCTCCCTTGCGCGTCTCATGTCCCTTCAGGAAATTCAG GCGTACATTGAAGCTGAGAATATGAGGTTGGAGCGTGAGCCTTGTCAGTTCTCAGCTAAGGAAATCATCGTCAAAGTGGAGTACAAGTACTGCCCCAACTTGACGATAATCGACACTCCGGGGCTCATTGCTCCGGCTCCTGGTCGAAAAAATCGAGCCTTGCAG AGCCAAGCTCGTGCTGTTGAATCTCTGGTTCGGGCTAAAATGCAGCACAAAGAGTTCATCATTCTGTGCCTCGAAGACTGCAGTGACTGGAGCAATGCTACCACGAGAAGGGTGGTAATGCAA ATTGATCCCGAGCTTTCAAGGACTGTTGTTGTTTCAACTAAGCTAGATACAAAAATACCCCAGTTTGCAAGGTCATCAGATGTTGAAGTTTTTCTCTCGCCACCGGCCTGTACTCTTGACGGCTTCATATTGGGTGActctcccttcttcacctctGTTCCTTCAGGGAGAGTTGGTCCTGGACATGAATCAGTCTACCAGTCCAACGATGAGTTTAAAAAG gcTATATCATTGAGAGAGATGGAAGATATAGCCTCTCTGGAGGAGAAATTGGGGCGTAAACTCACCAAACAAGAAAGAAGTCGTATAGGGGTGAGCAAGTTAAGATTATTTTTGGAAGAGTTGCTTCAGAAGAG GTACATGGACAATGTTCCGTTGATAATTCCACTACTTGAAAAGGAGCATCGTTCTGCGACAAGAAAGTTGAATGAAATCAATCAGGAACTCAG TACTCTGGATGAGGCGAAgttgaaagagaaaggaagaACCTTTGATGATCTGTTCTTGACCAAG tTATCGCTTCTGCTTAAAGGAACAGTTGTTGCTCCTCCAGATAAATTTG GTGAAACTCTACAAGAGGAGAGAACTAATGGTGGAGCATTTGTTGGTATTGATGGTCTGCAGTTTCCCCAAAAGTTAATCCCT AATGCTGGGATGCGTCTCTATGGGGGAGCACAGTATCATCGGGCAATGGCTGAATTTCGTTTTGTCGTTGGAGGGATGAAATGCCCACCAATTAGTCGAGAAGAAATTGTCAATGCTTGCGGAGTTGAAGACATTCATGATGGTACCAATTACTCAAG AACTGCTTGTGTAATTGCTGTTGCAAAGGCTCGTGATACATTTGAACCATTTCTTCACCAG TTAGGTTCCAGGCTGTTATACATTCTGAAGAGGCTCCTTCCAATCTCAGTCTATCTGCTGCAG AAAGATGGTGAATACTTAAGTGGTCACGAGGTATTCCTCAGGCGTGTTGCTTCGGCTTACAACAATTTTGCAGAATCTACTGAAAGAGCTTGtcgagaaaa ATGTATGGAAGACCTAGTCAGTACTACCCGTTACGTGACCTGGTCTCTCCACAATAAG AATCGGGCTGGGCTGAGGCAATTCTTGGACTCGTTTGGTGGAACAGAACAATCTCCTGGGAGTGGTCCTCTGGAGTCCACAACAGTAGGGTCAGTTCCTAATGAGAAGCCAGAAGTGAAGCCCAGGGGAGATGTCAAACTTAGCCATTTGGCTTCAAGCAATGACTCGAATACCTTTATTCATACGACAGAAACAAGGCTTGCTGACCTTCTAGATAATACCCTTTGGAATCGGAGGCTTGCCCCTTCTTCAGAAAGAATCGTGTATGCCCTGGTGCAACAGATATTTCATGGCATAAGGGAGTATTTCTTGACTTCTGCGGAGTTGAAG TTCAACTGCTTTCTGCTAATGCCTGTAATAGACAAGCTTCCAACGCTACTTCGAGAAGACCTAGAGTCTGCATTTGAAGATGACTTGGACACTGTCTTCGATATCACTAACCTGCGGCATTCATTGGGGCAGAAAAAACGTGATACAGAAGTCGAGCTGAAGCGG ATTAAGAGGCTGAAAGAGAAATTCAGACAG GTTGATACATCATCCTGA
- the LOC116193755 gene encoding 15-cis-phytoene desaturase, chloroplastic/chromoplastic: MTFIRSPHFLNPSCFSPHQSSTRHFAFQIRAQTAPQVTVTAPQSSSDPNPGVIVIGAGLAGLAAATRLTSERIPFLLLEASDSVGGRVKTDLIDGFLLDRGFQIFITAYPEARKLLDYSSLDLQKFYSGALVYYDGQFHTVADPVRHFWDSLGSLTNQIGSIPDKLRIGLTRLQVLGKSDEEILSASEEPTIDMLMKLGFSDAIVDRFFRPFFGGIFFDRELGTTSRLFNFIFKCLALGDNTLPARGISAIPEQLAQKLSPNSIVFNKRVVSIESEESGLPGVRLENGELLRSKFGVIVAVEEPESFKLLAGKDKPEAAPRKPVRSTVCLYFSADRGQIPIQDPVLLLNGSGKGIVNNMFCATNVASSYGPPNKALISVSLIGLFEDLSDNDLTGQVLRELSGWFGEKIVRSWKHLRTYRIGFAQPNQCPPTDLMKNPRDRPGVYVCGDYMTSATFDGALVSGRMAVEALLKDKAISRI; encoded by the coding sequence ATGACATTCATACGCTCCCCTCACTTTTTGAACCCTTCTTGCTTTTCTCCCCATCAGTCATCCACCCGCCATTTCGCATTCCAAATCAGAGCCCAAACAGCCCCGCAGGTTACCGTGACAGCCCCACAATCCTCATCAGACCCGAATCCTGGAGTCATTGTCATTGGGGCGGGCCTGGCTGGGTTAGCAGCGGCGACCCGCCTAACCTCCGAGAGGATCCCATTTCTGCTGCTCGAAGCATCCGACTCTGTTGGCGGGCGGGTTAAGACCGACCTTATTGATGGGTTCCTCCTCGACCGAGGCTTCCAGATATTCATCACTGCCTACCCTGAAGCTCGAAAACTCCTGGACTACAGCTCCCTAGACCTGCAAAAATTCTACTCTGGTGCGCTCGTTTACTATGATGGCCAGTTCCACACTGTGGCTGACCCTGTTCGCCACTTCTGGGACTCTCTTGGTTCCCTAACTAACCAGATCGGGTCTATTCCTGATAAGCTGCGGATTGGCTTGACCCGGCTTCAGGTCCTTGGCAAGTCTGATGAGGAAATTTTGAGTGCGAGTGAGGAGCCCACCATTGATATGTTGATGAAACTCGGGTTTTCGGATGCAATAGTGGATCGGTTCTTTAGGCCATTCTTTGGAGGGATTTTCTTCGACCGGGAACTCGGGACAACCTCGAGATTATTCAATTTCATCTTCAAGTGTCTTGCACTAGGTGATAATACTCTTCCTGCTAGAGGAATTAGCGCAATTCCTGAGCAACTGGCACAGAAACTTTCTCCCAATTCGATTGTATTCAACAAGAGAGTAGTGTCGATTGAGTCCGAAGAATCGGGTTTGCCAGGAGTGAGATTAGAAAATGGAGAATTACTGAGAAGCAAGTTTGGGGTGATAGTTGCAGTTGAGGAACCTGAATCTTTTAAGCTCTTGGCAGGAAAGGATAAACCCGAGGCAGCCCCGAGAAAGCCGGTTCGAAGCACAGTCTGCCTGTACTTCTCGGCGGACCGGGGCCAGATCCCGATTCAAGACCCAGTCCTACTCCTAAACGGATCAGGCAAGGGGATTGTCAACAACATGTTCTGTGCAACCAATGTAGCCTCATCCTATGGCCCGCCCAATAAGGCGCTCATATCAGTGTCACTGATCGGGCTGTTTGAGGATCTCTCCGACAACGATCTCACGGGTCAGGTTTTACGGGAGCTATCAGGATGGTTCGGGGAGAAGATTGTGAGGTCTTGGAAGCACCTCAGGACTTACCGGATTGGGTTCGCTCAGCCAAATCAGTGTCCGCCCACCGACCTGATGAAGAACCCGAGGGACAGGCCGGGTGTCTATGTTTGCGGTGATTATATGACTTCTGCTACTTTCGACGGGGCTTTGGTTTCGGGAAGGATGGCTGTCGAGGCTTTGCTCAAAGACAAAGCCATTTCCCGGATTTGA